CGCGTCAATCTACGGTTATAATGTGGTAATGTGGTTTCAGAAATTCGTCTCCCCGCTGCTCATACTGCTCATCCCCTGGATGGTCTACAAGATGTTCAATCATTTCGATGTTCTCCTCGAACTGAACCGTCCCCGGGAGACCACCATGAGTATCTTCGAGGCGATCACCATTCTATCCGGCGGCGTGCTTGCAATGCTCATCGCCGCGGCGGACTCGTCCCGATATGCGCGATCGCGGAAGACGGCGTTTTCGAGCTTTATGGTCGCCACATGGACGGTCGGAACGATCATGTTTGTCATCGGCATGATGGGCGCAGTCATGGTCGGGGAATACGATCCGGCGAGCATCGTCGACAGGCTCGGGCTTGGGTTCACCGGTCTGTTGATCGTTGTCCTCGCGGCATGGTCGACCAACTGTCTCAACCCGTACTGGGGCGGTATTGCGCTCTCCACCCTGACGACAGGCAACAAATGGGTCCCCAACGGCATTCCCCGGGTGATATCGACAGCAATCGTTGTAGCCATCGGGACGGTTACTGCGGTCATGGGAATCTACAGTATCGGGGGGATCAAGACATTCGTGAATGTTCTTGCGGGTACGCTCGGTCCGGCAAACGGTATCATCATTGCCGACTACTTTTTCCTTCGCGGCAGGGGAACCAACAAGCTCGACATCAACGAGCTCGTGAAAGTCAACGGCCGGTACTGGTACAAAAACGGCTGGAATCCCGTGGCGGTTTCGGTATGGGCGATCGGGGTGATATATTCGTTTATTTTCAAAACGACGTATATCCTCATTACCCCGATAAGTACCCAGATTCTATCG
The window above is part of the bacterium genome. Proteins encoded here:
- a CDS encoding cytosine permease translates to MAQFVEKRSVDRVPNEERTTGFWAMFMLWAGFSISVARLWQGGVITNAGFWQAVIALIISQLFWIYIAIGAVMGAAEGLPGTMIMRSAFGIRGRVIPSVPLIIGTIGWFGLQLGITASALEIIIKNLYGGWSVPIEAQYVMWGILMGFASIYGYNVVMWFQKFVSPLLILLIPWMVYKMFNHFDVLLELNRPRETTMSIFEAITILSGGVLAMLIAAADSSRYARSRKTAFSSFMVATWTVGTIMFVIGMMGAVMVGEYDPASIVDRLGLGFTGLLIVVLAAWSTNCLNPYWGGIALSTLTTGNKWVPNGIPRVISTAIVVAIGTVTAVMGIYSIGGIKTFVNVLAGTLGPANGIIIADYFFLRGRGTNKLDINELVKVNGRYWYKNGWNPVAVSVWAIGVIYSFIFKTTYILITPISTQILSGILYYVLMKTAGKAYLDKSLGHTAR